One genomic segment of Parus major isolate Abel chromosome 10, Parus_major1.1, whole genome shotgun sequence includes these proteins:
- the HEXA gene encoding beta-hexosaminidase subunit alpha isoform X1, with protein sequence MAAARALQLSLLRLLLLPLLLLELLPGPAGAVWPQPQAQSFPPGGGRCPVPARRFRFAAASGSAVGPGCAVLDAAFQRYWPLIFGSPTENESSWETPCTKLLVYVSTPGCDGFPRLDSKESYKLSVSKGSMLLSAETIWGALRGLETFSQLVGRDENGTYYVNETEIVDFPRFPHRGLLLDTSRHYLPLSAILETLDVMAYNKFNVFHWHIVDDPSFPYESSTFPELSKQGAFNAMTHVYTASDVRTVIEYARLRGIRVIAEFDTPGHTLSWGPGAPGLLTPCYIGKAPSGVYGPINPIVNSTYQFVTSLFQEVSTVFPDFFLHLGGDEVDFTCWKSNPEIRAFMVEKGFGEDYKKLESFYIQRLLDIVSSLGKGYIVWQEVFDNNVKLRPDTIIHVWKENNLQYLEEMANVTRAGYRALLSAPWYLNRISYGQDWIEAYKVEPLNFGGSPEQKALVIGGEACMWGEYVDVTNLTPRLWPRGGAVAERLWSNETVMNVQDAYARLVEFRCTLLRRGVQAQPLYIGYCDHEFSGV encoded by the exons ATGGCGGCGGCGCGGGCGCTGCAGCTGTCGCTGCTccggctgctcctgctcccgctgctgctgctggagctgctgccggGCCCGGCGGGGGCCGTGTGGCCGCAGCCCCAGGCCCAGAGCTTCCCGCCCGGCGGCGGCCGCTGCCCGGTGCCGGCCCGCCGGTTCCGCTTCGCCGCGGCGAGCGGCTCGGCCGTGGGGCCGGGGTGCGCCGTGCTGGACGCCGCCTTCCAGCGGTACTGGCCGCTGATCTTCGGCAGTCCCACCG AGAATGAGTCGTCCTGGGAAACACCCTGCACCAAGCTTCTCGTCTATGTTTCCACTCCAGGCTGCGATGGGTTTCCCAGACTGGACTCCAAGGAGAGCT ATAAGCTGTCTGTCTCCAAAGGCTCcatgctgctctcagcagagaCCATCTGGGGAGCTCTCCGAG gCCTGGAAACATTCAGCCAGCTTGTTGGAAGAGATGAAAATGGCACG TACTACGTCAATGAGACAGAAATCGTGGACTTTCCCCGCTTCCCTCACCGGGGACTGTTGCTGGACACCTCTCGTCACTACCTGCCCTTGAGTGCCATCCTGGAAACTCTG GATGTCATGGCTTACAACAAGTTCAACGTGTTTCACTGGCACATTGTGGATGACCCATCTTTCCCCTATGAGAGCTCCACgttcccagagctcagcaagCAG GGAGCCTTCAATGCCATGACCCACGTGTACACAGCCAGTGACGTGCGCACTGTGATCGAGTACGCCCGGCTGCGCGGCATCAGAGTCATTGCCGAGTTTGACACCCCCGGCCACACCCTCTCCTGGGGGCCAG GTGCTCCAGGTCTCCTGACTCCCTGCTATATAGGCAAGGCTCCCTCTGGAGTCTATGGGCCCATCAACCCCATTGTTAACAGCACCTACCAGTTTGTGACCAGTTTGTTCCAAGAGGTCAGCACTGTGTTCCCAGACTTCTTTCTCCACCTTGGTGGCGATGAGGTGGATTTCACGTGCTG GAAATCCAACCCAGAAATCCGTGCTTTCATGGTGGAGAAGGGCTTTGGTGAAGATTACAAAAAATTAGAGTCTTTCTACATCCAGAG GCTTCTGGACATCGTCTCTTCCCTTGGCAAAGGTTATATTGTGTGGCAGGAGGTGTTTGACAACAACGTGAAG CTGAGGCCTGACACCATCATCCACGTGTGGAAGGAGAACAACTTGCAGTATCTGGAAGAGATGGCCAATGTCACCAGGGCTGGCTACCGGGCTCTGCTGTCTGCACCCTGGTACCTCAACCGCATCTCCTATGGGCAGGACTGGATAGAAGCCTATAAGGTGGAGCCGTTGAACTTTGGAG gcagccctgagcagaAGGCCCTGGTGATAGGTGGTGAGGCCTGCATGTGGGGTGAATATGTGGATGTCACCAACCTGACCCCTAGGCTCTG GCCGAGAGGTGGGGCCGTAGCTGAAAGACTCTGGAGCAATGAGACTGTCATGAACGTGCAAGATGCATACGCCCGGCTGGTGGAGTTCCGCTGCACCCTGCTCAG GCGTGGTGTCCAGGCACAGCCTCTCTACATTGGATACTGTGACCATGAATTTAGCGGGGTTTGA
- the HEXA gene encoding beta-hexosaminidase subunit alpha isoform X3, producing the protein MLLSAETIWGALRGLETFSQLVGRDENGTYYVNETEIVDFPRFPHRGLLLDTSRHYLPLSAILETLDVMAYNKFNVFHWHIVDDPSFPYESSTFPELSKQGAFNAMTHVYTASDVRTVIEYARLRGIRVIAEFDTPGHTLSWGPGAPGLLTPCYIGKAPSGVYGPINPIVNSTYQFVTSLFQEVSTVFPDFFLHLGGDEVDFTCWKSNPEIRAFMVEKGFGEDYKKLESFYIQRLLDIVSSLGKGYIVWQEVFDNNVKLRPDTIIHVWKENNLQYLEEMANVTRAGYRALLSAPWYLNRISYGQDWIEAYKVEPLNFGGSPEQKALVIGGEACMWGEYVDVTNLTPRLWPRGGAVAERLWSNETVMNVQDAYARLVEFRCTLLRRGVQAQPLYIGYCDHEFSGV; encoded by the exons atgctgctctcagcagagaCCATCTGGGGAGCTCTCCGAG gCCTGGAAACATTCAGCCAGCTTGTTGGAAGAGATGAAAATGGCACG TACTACGTCAATGAGACAGAAATCGTGGACTTTCCCCGCTTCCCTCACCGGGGACTGTTGCTGGACACCTCTCGTCACTACCTGCCCTTGAGTGCCATCCTGGAAACTCTG GATGTCATGGCTTACAACAAGTTCAACGTGTTTCACTGGCACATTGTGGATGACCCATCTTTCCCCTATGAGAGCTCCACgttcccagagctcagcaagCAG GGAGCCTTCAATGCCATGACCCACGTGTACACAGCCAGTGACGTGCGCACTGTGATCGAGTACGCCCGGCTGCGCGGCATCAGAGTCATTGCCGAGTTTGACACCCCCGGCCACACCCTCTCCTGGGGGCCAG GTGCTCCAGGTCTCCTGACTCCCTGCTATATAGGCAAGGCTCCCTCTGGAGTCTATGGGCCCATCAACCCCATTGTTAACAGCACCTACCAGTTTGTGACCAGTTTGTTCCAAGAGGTCAGCACTGTGTTCCCAGACTTCTTTCTCCACCTTGGTGGCGATGAGGTGGATTTCACGTGCTG GAAATCCAACCCAGAAATCCGTGCTTTCATGGTGGAGAAGGGCTTTGGTGAAGATTACAAAAAATTAGAGTCTTTCTACATCCAGAG GCTTCTGGACATCGTCTCTTCCCTTGGCAAAGGTTATATTGTGTGGCAGGAGGTGTTTGACAACAACGTGAAG CTGAGGCCTGACACCATCATCCACGTGTGGAAGGAGAACAACTTGCAGTATCTGGAAGAGATGGCCAATGTCACCAGGGCTGGCTACCGGGCTCTGCTGTCTGCACCCTGGTACCTCAACCGCATCTCCTATGGGCAGGACTGGATAGAAGCCTATAAGGTGGAGCCGTTGAACTTTGGAG gcagccctgagcagaAGGCCCTGGTGATAGGTGGTGAGGCCTGCATGTGGGGTGAATATGTGGATGTCACCAACCTGACCCCTAGGCTCTG GCCGAGAGGTGGGGCCGTAGCTGAAAGACTCTGGAGCAATGAGACTGTCATGAACGTGCAAGATGCATACGCCCGGCTGGTGGAGTTCCGCTGCACCCTGCTCAG GCGTGGTGTCCAGGCACAGCCTCTCTACATTGGATACTGTGACCATGAATTTAGCGGGGTTTGA
- the HEXA gene encoding beta-hexosaminidase subunit alpha isoform X2, with the protein MKMRLIRTVCGVENESSWETPCTKLLVYVSTPGCDGFPRLDSKESYKLSVSKGSMLLSAETIWGALRGLETFSQLVGRDENGTYYVNETEIVDFPRFPHRGLLLDTSRHYLPLSAILETLDVMAYNKFNVFHWHIVDDPSFPYESSTFPELSKQGAFNAMTHVYTASDVRTVIEYARLRGIRVIAEFDTPGHTLSWGPGAPGLLTPCYIGKAPSGVYGPINPIVNSTYQFVTSLFQEVSTVFPDFFLHLGGDEVDFTCWKSNPEIRAFMVEKGFGEDYKKLESFYIQRLLDIVSSLGKGYIVWQEVFDNNVKLRPDTIIHVWKENNLQYLEEMANVTRAGYRALLSAPWYLNRISYGQDWIEAYKVEPLNFGGSPEQKALVIGGEACMWGEYVDVTNLTPRLWPRGGAVAERLWSNETVMNVQDAYARLVEFRCTLLRRGVQAQPLYIGYCDHEFSGV; encoded by the exons ATGAAGATGAGACTCATCAGGACAGTATGTGGTGTAG AGAATGAGTCGTCCTGGGAAACACCCTGCACCAAGCTTCTCGTCTATGTTTCCACTCCAGGCTGCGATGGGTTTCCCAGACTGGACTCCAAGGAGAGCT ATAAGCTGTCTGTCTCCAAAGGCTCcatgctgctctcagcagagaCCATCTGGGGAGCTCTCCGAG gCCTGGAAACATTCAGCCAGCTTGTTGGAAGAGATGAAAATGGCACG TACTACGTCAATGAGACAGAAATCGTGGACTTTCCCCGCTTCCCTCACCGGGGACTGTTGCTGGACACCTCTCGTCACTACCTGCCCTTGAGTGCCATCCTGGAAACTCTG GATGTCATGGCTTACAACAAGTTCAACGTGTTTCACTGGCACATTGTGGATGACCCATCTTTCCCCTATGAGAGCTCCACgttcccagagctcagcaagCAG GGAGCCTTCAATGCCATGACCCACGTGTACACAGCCAGTGACGTGCGCACTGTGATCGAGTACGCCCGGCTGCGCGGCATCAGAGTCATTGCCGAGTTTGACACCCCCGGCCACACCCTCTCCTGGGGGCCAG GTGCTCCAGGTCTCCTGACTCCCTGCTATATAGGCAAGGCTCCCTCTGGAGTCTATGGGCCCATCAACCCCATTGTTAACAGCACCTACCAGTTTGTGACCAGTTTGTTCCAAGAGGTCAGCACTGTGTTCCCAGACTTCTTTCTCCACCTTGGTGGCGATGAGGTGGATTTCACGTGCTG GAAATCCAACCCAGAAATCCGTGCTTTCATGGTGGAGAAGGGCTTTGGTGAAGATTACAAAAAATTAGAGTCTTTCTACATCCAGAG GCTTCTGGACATCGTCTCTTCCCTTGGCAAAGGTTATATTGTGTGGCAGGAGGTGTTTGACAACAACGTGAAG CTGAGGCCTGACACCATCATCCACGTGTGGAAGGAGAACAACTTGCAGTATCTGGAAGAGATGGCCAATGTCACCAGGGCTGGCTACCGGGCTCTGCTGTCTGCACCCTGGTACCTCAACCGCATCTCCTATGGGCAGGACTGGATAGAAGCCTATAAGGTGGAGCCGTTGAACTTTGGAG gcagccctgagcagaAGGCCCTGGTGATAGGTGGTGAGGCCTGCATGTGGGGTGAATATGTGGATGTCACCAACCTGACCCCTAGGCTCTG GCCGAGAGGTGGGGCCGTAGCTGAAAGACTCTGGAGCAATGAGACTGTCATGAACGTGCAAGATGCATACGCCCGGCTGGTGGAGTTCCGCTGCACCCTGCTCAG GCGTGGTGTCCAGGCACAGCCTCTCTACATTGGATACTGTGACCATGAATTTAGCGGGGTTTGA